In Phormidium yuhuli AB48, one genomic interval encodes:
- a CDS encoding class I SAM-dependent methyltransferase, which produces MNLQQEFVSCGVCGSDRWHPYASGQDYEYGTSTDIFQIVQCRHCGHRYLNPRPVMAELPRIYPPHYYAYTYDQAIHPLALRAKDWLDGGKVQSWISKSSRTSDSKPSTRPQKALRVLDVGCGNGRYLKRLHRLGLAKHNLYGVEMNEAAIDQLNQGGFQGYYGRLEDVAPELPDNSFDVIILLQVLEHVANPAQIIQILAQLLRPGGHLILETPNMEGWDAQLFHEGYWGGYHFPRHWHLFSQKTLEKLFEDANLETLKFRSLPSHAFWILSYHHWLEHQLNWRRVAAHFNPLQNIPLLSVFTGFDLVRSCLGFSTSNIEAIARKPRQS; this is translated from the coding sequence GTGAATCTACAACAAGAATTTGTCTCTTGTGGCGTTTGTGGGAGCGATCGCTGGCATCCCTACGCCAGTGGTCAAGATTACGAATATGGCACTTCAACGGATATCTTTCAGATTGTCCAATGTCGTCATTGTGGCCATCGTTATCTCAATCCCCGGCCGGTGATGGCCGAACTCCCCCGCATTTATCCCCCCCATTACTACGCCTACACCTACGATCAAGCCATTCACCCCCTCGCCTTGCGGGCCAAGGACTGGCTTGATGGAGGAAAAGTCCAGAGTTGGATTAGCAAGTCCTCTCGCACCTCCGACTCAAAGCCGTCAACCCGGCCGCAAAAAGCCCTACGGGTGTTGGATGTCGGCTGTGGCAATGGACGCTATCTGAAACGGCTTCACCGTCTGGGACTGGCCAAGCATAATCTCTATGGCGTGGAGATGAACGAGGCGGCCATTGATCAACTGAATCAAGGCGGATTTCAGGGGTACTACGGCCGCCTAGAAGACGTTGCCCCAGAGTTACCGGATAATAGCTTTGATGTGATTATCCTGCTACAAGTCCTCGAACATGTGGCTAATCCCGCCCAAATTATCCAGATTTTGGCTCAACTCCTCCGTCCCGGTGGCCACCTCATCCTGGAAACCCCTAATATGGAGGGCTGGGATGCCCAACTTTTCCATGAGGGCTATTGGGGAGGCTACCACTTTCCCCGTCACTGGCATTTGTTTAGTCAGAAAACCTTAGAGAAGCTCTTTGAGGATGCCAACCTAGAGACGTTAAAGTTCCGTAGCTTACCCTCCCATGCCTTCTGGATTCTTTCCTATCATCATTGGCTAGAACATCAGCTTAACTGGCGTCGAGTGGCAGCCCACTTTAATCCGCTGCAAAATATCCCATTACTCAGTGTATTTACGGGCTTCGATTTGGTTCGCTCTTGTTTAGGCTTCTCTACTTCCAACATTGAGGCGATCGCCCGTAAGCCAAGGCAATCTTGA
- a CDS encoding fatty acid desaturase gives MTTTTPMTMPEIERRIRKSIAPEQLRQWLTLKPMRAYRDISLDWLAIGLGFAIAAQFQTLWSYAIALLIIGNRQYALFILAHDAIHGALHPHRRLNDTLARWFVYGPMFMALEDARRNHLQHHRHMGTPDDPDRYLHTFEGKNSPLAFLLYCSGLATFGKTVLKVTPFGRLLTPTPKTGATPPQTLLKDYLKQRLPVLIWQPLLIWLFWLSPLPIWAYLLLWVFPIYALVFVPDEIRAFCDHGVLRHPASVGDSLRLVSFTPPRWEAVLIAPHHMHYHAEHHLWPAIPHYNLHLAHRGVRDRPEITVRPSYLGFLGRVVRSLPLTAKTAVVSAK, from the coding sequence ATGACGACCACGACCCCAATGACCATGCCGGAGATTGAACGGCGGATTCGTAAATCTATTGCCCCTGAACAGTTGCGTCAGTGGCTGACCCTGAAGCCGATGCGGGCCTATCGAGACATCAGCCTCGACTGGCTGGCAATTGGTCTGGGTTTTGCCATCGCCGCTCAGTTTCAGACGCTTTGGAGTTACGCGATCGCCCTTCTCATCATCGGCAACCGTCAATATGCCCTATTTATCCTGGCCCATGATGCCATTCATGGGGCCTTACATCCCCATCGTCGCCTCAACGACACCCTTGCCCGCTGGTTCGTCTATGGTCCCATGTTTATGGCCCTCGAAGATGCCCGCCGCAACCATCTGCAACACCATCGCCACATGGGAACTCCCGACGATCCCGATCGCTATCTCCATACCTTTGAAGGCAAAAATTCCCCCCTCGCCTTCCTTCTCTACTGTTCCGGCCTAGCCACCTTCGGCAAAACCGTTCTCAAAGTGACCCCCTTCGGTCGCCTGCTGACCCCCACCCCTAAAACCGGGGCCACCCCTCCCCAAACCCTACTCAAAGACTACCTTAAACAGCGCCTGCCGGTGTTGATTTGGCAGCCGCTACTCATTTGGCTATTTTGGCTGTCTCCCCTGCCCATTTGGGCATATTTGCTGCTCTGGGTGTTTCCGATTTATGCCTTGGTCTTTGTCCCCGATGAGATTCGCGCCTTCTGTGATCATGGAGTCCTGCGCCATCCCGCCTCGGTGGGGGATTCCCTACGGCTGGTGTCCTTCACCCCGCCGCGATGGGAAGCGGTGCTGATTGCCCCCCATCATATGCACTACCATGCCGAACATCATCTTTGGCCGGCCATTCCCCACTACAATTTACACTTAGCTCATCGTGGGGTGCGCGATCGCCCTGAAATTACCGTCCGTCCCAGCTATTTGGGATTCCTCGGACGGGTGGTGCGATCGCTACCCCTGACAGCAAAAACAGCAGTTGTTTCGGCAAAATAG
- a CDS encoding class I SAM-dependent methyltransferase: MSEPQSRREYIREIAAKASADEHPAGWFEQVYTTAEGESAAIPWALMQPNPHLLAWLDEGDRPQSGPRALVVGCGLGDDAEALAERGYQVTAFDISTRAIAWCQERFPNSSVAYQVADLFEFAQSHPQAFDFVFECRTIQALPLKVRQQTISSICQLLAPKGTLFVITNIRQDEAAPEGPPWPLSETELQQILQQGLQEIQRHRPSGTNRPTLCIEYRRVA, from the coding sequence ATGTCTGAGCCTCAATCCCGCCGGGAGTATATTCGTGAGATTGCCGCCAAAGCGAGTGCTGATGAGCATCCGGCGGGCTGGTTTGAACAGGTTTATACTACAGCCGAGGGAGAATCGGCGGCGATTCCTTGGGCGTTGATGCAGCCGAATCCGCATCTGCTGGCTTGGTTGGATGAGGGCGATCGCCCCCAGTCCGGTCCCCGGGCCTTGGTGGTGGGCTGTGGCTTGGGGGATGATGCTGAGGCCTTAGCCGAACGGGGCTATCAGGTGACCGCCTTTGATATTTCCACCCGGGCGATCGCCTGGTGTCAGGAACGATTCCCCAACTCCTCCGTGGCCTACCAAGTGGCGGACTTATTCGAGTTTGCCCAAAGCCACCCCCAGGCCTTTGATTTCGTCTTTGAATGCCGCACTATTCAGGCCCTGCCCCTCAAGGTTCGCCAGCAAACCATCAGCTCGATTTGCCAACTTCTGGCCCCCAAGGGAACCCTATTCGTCATCACCAATATTCGCCAAGATGAAGCGGCCCCCGAGGGACCCCCTTGGCCCTTATCGGAGACCGAACTGCAACAGATTCTTCAACAGGGCCTACAGGAAATTCAGCGTCACCGTCCTAGCGGAACCAACCGCCCCACCCTCTGTATAGAATACCGACGAGTTGCTTGA
- a CDS encoding SpoIIE family protein phosphatase, which translates to MMLELDRLSHIYGSSLESLTLTSTLADLTLEHFSLDCDVPGRILVQQFNENPILPGVILLKQGHYMGMISRRKCLEIMSRPYGIELFYNRPLQCLYDFVKVDVLTYPGDCPIFTAARQCLERSPENLYEPLVILLRDGSHRLLDIHKLLIAQSQLYAVASQLLEKRRQDLDRANAEVEELNQRLKAENLRLSSEVNIAHRLQQMLLPTERDLGKIPDLDIAAYMEPAAEVGGDYYDILPHANGVKIGIGDVTGHGLESGVFTIMVQTAIRTLLTAQETDPVRFLNTLNHTIYDNVERMNSDRNLTLSLIDYHQGQLQLSGQHEKALLLRRDGSLEQIDTLDLGFPIGLDAEISQFIQPLELTLHPGDTLILYTDGITEAEAPNGDFFGLERLCQVARRHAQDNAGQIQQAIIETLKKYINGHKIYDDITLLVLKRKLEGSLPHHP; encoded by the coding sequence ATGATGCTAGAACTTGACCGTCTGTCTCATATTTATGGGAGTTCTCTGGAGAGTTTAACCCTCACCTCAACCCTGGCCGATCTAACCCTAGAACACTTTAGCTTGGATTGCGATGTACCCGGACGAATTTTAGTCCAGCAGTTCAACGAAAACCCTATCCTGCCGGGAGTAATTTTACTGAAGCAGGGTCACTATATGGGGATGATTTCTCGGCGAAAATGCTTAGAAATCATGAGTCGTCCTTACGGGATTGAACTCTTTTATAATCGACCGTTGCAATGTCTCTATGATTTTGTCAAAGTTGATGTTCTCACCTATCCCGGCGATTGTCCAATTTTCACCGCTGCCCGTCAATGCTTAGAGCGATCGCCTGAAAACCTTTACGAACCCCTCGTCATCCTTCTCCGGGATGGTTCCCATCGTCTCCTCGACATTCATAAGCTCCTCATTGCCCAATCCCAACTCTATGCCGTCGCCAGCCAACTCCTAGAAAAACGGCGTCAAGACCTTGATCGCGCCAACGCCGAAGTCGAGGAACTCAATCAACGGCTCAAAGCAGAAAACCTCCGCCTAAGCAGTGAAGTCAATATTGCCCATCGGTTACAACAAATGCTCCTCCCCACAGAGCGAGATTTAGGGAAAATTCCCGATCTCGATATCGCCGCCTACATGGAACCCGCCGCTGAAGTGGGAGGAGACTACTACGATATTTTGCCCCATGCCAACGGCGTCAAAATTGGCATTGGCGACGTCACCGGCCATGGCCTCGAAAGTGGTGTCTTCACCATCATGGTACAAACTGCCATCCGCACCCTGCTCACCGCCCAAGAAACCGATCCCGTTCGTTTCCTCAATACCCTCAACCACACCATCTACGACAACGTTGAACGGATGAACTCCGATCGCAACCTAACCCTGAGTCTCATCGACTACCATCAGGGACAACTACAACTGAGCGGACAACATGAGAAGGCACTCCTCTTGCGACGGGATGGCTCCCTCGAACAGATTGATACCTTAGATTTAGGATTTCCCATTGGCCTCGATGCTGAGATTAGCCAGTTTATCCAGCCCCTTGAGCTGACCCTACATCCTGGCGATACCCTGATCCTCTATACCGACGGGATCACCGAAGCCGAAGCCCCCAACGGCGACTTTTTTGGGCTGGAACGGCTCTGCCAGGTGGCCCGTCGCCATGCCCAAGATAACGCCGGGCAGATCCAGCAGGCCATCATCGAAACCCTAAAAAAATACATTAATGGTCACAAAATATACGACGACATTACTCTGTTAGTGTTAAAACGGAAGCTTGAGGGTAGTCTACCACACCATCCCTAA